One window from the genome of Hydractinia symbiolongicarpus strain clone_291-10 chromosome 1, HSymV2.1, whole genome shotgun sequence encodes:
- the LOC130641828 gene encoding uncharacterized protein LOC130641828 codes for MCDYHTKVERFHNQNDTHAEILQLKEGIKSLQEQYSQKDECDYLTREFKIQENITELLENKKMLNKEVNTVREQVRKEKENVIILKKEIDALYKRNAAYLARTKRQHKENNERLSRWKKENASLEQKIRALKKSF; via the exons atgtGCGATTACCATACGAAAGTGGAAAGATTTCACAATCAAAATGACACACATGCGGAAATACTGCAACTGAAGGAGGGGATAAAAAGTCTTCAGGAACAGT ATAGTCAAAAAGACGAATGCGACTACCTTACTCGCGAATTCAAAATCCAAGAAAATATAACCGAACTTCTTGAAAACAAGAAAATGTTGAATAAAGAAGTGAACACTGTCCGAGAGCAG GTGCGGAAGGAAAAAGAGAATGTGATcatactaaaaaaagaaatcgaCGCTCTTTAT AAACGAAATGCGGCTTATTTAGCCAGAACAAAGCGTCAGCACAAGGAAAACAACGAACGTTTGTCTCGATGGAAGAAAGAAAACGCCAGTCTCGAGCAAAAGATTCGTGcgttgaaaaaatctttttaa